TGAATTCTTTTTCAATCAGGTCCAATACTTTAAGATATCGCGGAATAAACTCTTTTGGCTTGATAATGGGCTTTTTGCCTGCCATAGAGAGTTCGGCTTCTTTGTTATGCGCTAATTGAAACCATCGGGCTATTCTGAAAATATGAAACTTATTCGCGGGTAGATTTTCAGCGAGTTCCAGTTTTCGTTCTGGCTTGGTTGGGAAATTCTTGCGATATTCCAAATACGCGTTAAGAAATTCTTCTCTTTGCCCGGGGTTAAGCGGTCTTTTGAATGACTCTCGCAAAGGCAATTTCTCCATTATCAACCATCCTCTGTTTGGCGATTCCATTTGGTAATCGTATACTTCCGCCGCTTTCAGAATATTGCTTTTATTCTGCTTGTTAAATCTGATTTGCGCGAGTGGCTCATCCGTGATTCTCGGGTCGTCGTAAATTTTCAAAATCGCTGGTTTGTCTTTGTATTCTCCCTCAAAAATCAAATCGCGGATATTATTTTTGGAATAATAAATTCCCCTTTTGATTTCTTTTTTAGGAATAAAACCCGTTTTTTTGAAAATCTCTTCCGCCCAAATATCTAATTTTGTTTGTTTCATATTACCTCCTTTTTTGGCTTATTTAACCCAATATTTGCCTTTCATCTCTGAGTCAACTTCTTCTTTTTTTTCTTTTATCTTTTTATCTCTCGTTTTTAATTCTTTGTCGGAGAGTTTGTTTAGTTCTTTGGCTATTTCGGAGAGTTTCTTTTTTGTGTTGATTTTTGGGTTTTCTAACGCTTCAGAGAGGAGGGCGTTAAGGATTAGTCCTAATTTTGGTCCGGGTTTGGTTTCTAAAATTTTCATTAAATCGTCCCCGTTGATTTTGAGCATCTTGACGGAGATAGGATCTTTGGAAACCTTTTCAATTAGATATTCTAAATGTCTTAATTTGTAAGGAACCGCCTTTGGGCATCCGCTTCCCAATCTATCAGTTATTCGCAATTTGAGCAAGTCCCCCATATTCTCGCGCCCAACCCGCCTCAAAAGCCGCCTTACGCCCGTTTCGCTCACCTCGTCCACGCCGTAAACAAACATGTGGTTGCGGACTAAATGCGCGACTTTTTCAATTGTTTTTTTGGGAAATCTCAATCGTTGGAGAATGTTGGCGGCGAATCGGGCGCCGACAATATCGTGGTTGTAAAAGGTGGAATATTCCCCTTGACCTCTTTTTGTTTGCGGTTTGGCAATGTCATGCAAAAGAGCGGCGAGGCGGACTTCCAGCCCGTACTTTCTTTTTGCGCCGAATTTCAAAGCCAAAACGCAATGGCGATAAATGCTGTAAATGTGATGCCTGTTTTGCGCGACGCCAATCCCCTTTTCCAATTCTGGAATAATATATTTTAGCAGACCTGTTTCTCGCAATAATTCAATCGCCTCTTCTGGTTCATCCGCCATAATCATTTTAATCAGTTCATCGCGGATTCGTTCTTTAGCGATTGCTTGAAGCCAGGCAGCGTTCTTTTTAATCGCTTCCAGCGTCTGGGTTTCAATTTGCCATTTTCCGGCGGGCGAACCCAACTCCGCCGTGAAACGGATGGCTCTCAACATTCTCAAGGCGTCTTCGCCAAATCTGTTGTCCGCCTTCCTTACGGCTTTAATAAGCCGTTTTTTAATGTCTTCTTGCCCGCCAAAAAGGTCAATCAATTCTCCTTTTTTATTTAAAGCGAGCGCGTTAATCGTGAAGTCGCGGCGCGAAAGGTCTTTTTCTACGCGGATGGTGAAACTGACTTTATCGGGATGTCGCTTGTCGGTGTATCTTTGTTCCGTTCGAAAAGTGGTGATTTCAACCTCTTTCAACGCCCTTTCCTCGCTTTCCGTCTTGACTGTGACTGTTCCAAATTTGTTCGCGTAAAAACTGTCAGGAAATATGCCTTGAATTTCTTCGGGCTTCGCTTTGGTTGTAATATCCCAATCCTTTGGCTTTTTGCCAAGCAGAATGTCGCGAACGCAGCCGCCCACCGCGTATGCCTCAAATCCCCCCTTTTCCAATTTCCCTAAAATATCTTTTATTTCCTTCGGAAGTTTCATGGTCTCATCATAACGCGATTAGATTTTTTCCGCAATCTATCCCTAGACAATTTGACCGAGGGGCGGTTTTGGTTTAGAGTGGTGGTAGATGCGCCCGTAGCTCAACGGATAGAGTATCGCGCTTCGGACGCGAGGGTTGGGGGTTCGAGTCCCTCCGGGCGCACATAAACATTCGCGCTCATAGCTCAATGGTAGAGCAGTTGCCTCTTAAGCAATTGGTTCCAGGTTCAAATCCTGGTGGGCGCACAAGTTTTAATTTGCTTTTTTTTGTTTTGTCTGATAGAATAGGGGATATGTTAAAACCAAGTAAAAAGTCAAAAATAATTGGCGATTATAAGACGCATGAGAATGATACTGGCTCTTCGGAGGTTCAGATTGCTATTCTCACTAAGCAGATTGAAGAACTCGCCAAGCATCTTAAGACGCATACCAAAGACAACCACTCTCGCAGAGGGCTTTTGAAAATGGTCGCCAAAAGAAAAAAACTTCTTGACTATTTAAAAAAAGAAAACGAAAAAAGTTATAAGAAGGTTACCAAAAAGTTGGGGCTGAAGACAAAATAATGCCTATTCTTAAACATAAAGAACAGAGGGTTGCTGTTTTAGTTGATGTTCAAAATATGTATCACTCCGCCAAAAACCTTTACGGGGCGAGAGCGAACTTTAACGAGATTTTGAAGGCGGCGGTCGGGCAGAGGAAGTTGATTCGGGCGATCGCTTACACAACAAGAACGGAAACACCTGAAGAAAAAACCTTTTTTGACGCTTTGGAGAAGGCTGGTTTTGAGGTCAAAACAAAGGATTTGCAGATTTTTCCGGGCGGAATGAAAAAGGGGAATTGGGATGTTGATATCGTAATTGACGCGATTAAATTTTCTAACGCAGTTGACGCGATTGTTTTAGTGACAGGGGATGGCGATTTCGTGCCTTTAGTTGAATATCTTAAATTAACTCGTGGCGTTCAAACGGAAGTCATTGCTTTTGAGCGAAGCGCTTCCGCTAAATTAAAGGAGGCATCAGACGATTTCATTGATTTGAGCGAGAATAAGGGCAAGTATTTAATCAGAAGCGGCGGCGGGAAGAAGAATATCAAAAAATAAATTCGGCCTTTAGACAGGCAGTGTATTAATTAAAATTATTAATATTCTGAAGTTTGAAGGCCATAATAAGATGGAACATAAAAAATTTCAGATGGATTTGGCGGGTCGGGAATTGAAGATTGAAGTCGGTCAAATGGCGACGCGCGCCGGCGGTTCGGTTTTGTTGACTTATGGAGGGACGACTGTTTTGGCGACGGCGACCATGGACAAAAGAGCGAGAGATGTTGATTATCTGCCCCTCATGGTTGATTACGAGGAGAAGTTTTACGCGGCCGGTAAAATCAAGAGCGGCCGTTTTATGAAAAGAGAAGGGCGCGCTTCGGATGAGGCGATTTTGACGGGAAGAATGATCGACCGAGTTTTAAGGCCTCTTTTTAACCAAAAGATTAGGAATGAGATTCAAGTTATTTTGACGGTCTTGTCTTTTGACGGAGAAAACGATTCGGATGTTCCCTCTTTGCTTGCCGCTTCTTTGGCGCTGGGGATTTCCAATATTCCGTGGAATGGTCCTGTCGCCGGTTTTAGAATCGGGCGGACGACTGTTGGAGAAGCCGGTCCTGAACAGGATTGGGTTCTTAATCCGACTTACGAGGCGAGAGAAAAAAGCGACTTTGACTTGATTGCCGCTGGACGCGAGGGAAGAATTAATATGATTGAAGGAGGCGCCGAGCAGGTCCCAGTAGAGGTTCTGTTGTCCGCGATTGAGTTCGCGCAGCCGCAAATTAAAAATGTGATTCAGTTTCAAAAAGACATTATTAAAGAATTAAATGTGGTCAAGGCAGATTTAGCTCTTTCAGAAACAGATAAGGCATTGGTTGAAGAAGTTAAAAAATGGTTAGGTGATAAATTAGAAAAAGCCATTTTTCAGCCGGAAAACGCGGACAGAATGGACGACGCGAATGATTTGAAAAGGGAAATGATTGAGACATTGGCTGAAAAGTTAGTGGAATCAGGCGCGGAAAAGTCGGAAATAGAAGCGAAAAAAAGGCAGATGGACGAAATTTTTGAAGAAGAAATTAACCGAATTGTTCACGACGGAGTTCTAAAAGCGCCCGCTGGACAAGAAAAAAGACCCGATGGAAGAAAATTAGACGAGGTCAGAGAAATTAAATGCAAAGTTGGTTTTTTGCCTCGCACTCACAGTTCGGCTCTTTTTGAAAGAGGAGCGACGCAAGCGCTTTCTACAGTCACATTGGGTTCTCCGGGAGATGAGCAGACAATTGAAAACATGCGAATGGATGCTAAAAAGCCTTTTTTCCATCATTACAATTTTCCTCCTTTCTGCGTTGGCGAGGTGCGTCCGATGCGCGGTCCCGGACGGCGAGACATTGGGCATGGCGCTTTGGCGGAAAGAGCGCTTTTGCCTCTTATCCCCGAAAGAGAAAAATTCCCCTATACGATTCGTTTGGTTTCGGAAGTGCTTACCTCTAACGGTTCATCTTCAATGGCTTCGGTTAGCGGCTCAAGTTTGGCCTTAATGGACGCGGGAGTTCCCATTAAGAGCCATATCAGCGGCATCGCGATGGGGCTGATGATGGACTCGCCCGAAAATTACAAAGTTTTGACCGACATTCAAGGGCCGGAAGACCACCACGGTGATATGGACTGCAAAATCGCGGGGACGAGGGCGGGGGTGACAGCTTGCCAAATGGATGTTAAGATAGATGGAGTTACGGTGGAAATGTTGAGAGATGTTTTCGCGGGAGCGAAGAAGGCGAGACTGCATATTATTGGCGAGATGGAAAAAGCAATTAGCGAACCGAGGGCGGAACTTTCACCTTACGCTCCGAGAATTTTAACGATTAGGATTAACCCAGAAAAAATCGGAAAAGTTATCGGTCCTGGAGGCAAAATGATTAACGAGATTATCGCCGAAACAGGAGCCAAAATTGATATTGAAGACGATGGATTAGTAAGTATCACCGCGGTTAATGGAAGCGATGGAGAAGCGGCTCTTCAACGAGTGAAAGACCTAACGCGTGAAGCGAAACCGGGCGAGATTTTCAAAGGAAAAGTGGTTAAAATTATGGACTTTGGCGCTTTTGTTGAAATTTTTCCGGGGCAAGACGGACTGGTCCATATTTCTGAAATATCTAATGAGCGGGTCAATCGAGTAGAGGATGTTTTGAGTTTAGGGCAAGAGATTTCCGTCAAAGTAAAAGAAATTGATAATACGGGGAGAATTAGTTTGACTTTAAGGGGAGTAAATGACGAAACGCGATAGGGCTTATTAAGTTTTGCGCGTTTTGTATTATTTATGGAGGATAACAATTCAAATTTGGCGGCAACACTTAAAGTTAAGCCCGTTCCTGAAGTGATGACCGAAATGAAGAAAGAAACGGTTATCAGGACGATGCAAAAAGACATTGATTCTTTGCGCGGGCATATCGCGAAAGAAAGCGTAATAAAAGAGGTTAGGAAAGCGCCGCAAGAAAAAAAGAAAGATAGTTTAATTAAACGGATTATTTTGAGATTTAGAAAATCGGAAGAGACCCTCTTAAAAGAAAAAGAGCGAAAAAAAGACGAAGAACAGAAATTTATTGAAGAACAGAAACAGAAGGAAGAGCATAAAAAAATAAGGGAAGAGCAACAGAAAATAGCCGAAGAGCGGAAGAAAGCGGAGAAAAAAACAGTTGTTCAAAAAGAAAAAAACAATTTGCCAAAATTAATTGTTTCAGCTTTGGCGATTATCTTGATTTTAATAAGCACAGGAGGAGTTCTTTACTGGTGGAATTATGTCAGAACAGTTGTTCCACCAGTTATAGCGACATATTATCAATGTCAGGATTTTCAATGCGTTAGCGTTGAAGGAGAAGGGGTGGACCAATGCCAAATGAGCCAGGATTGTCAGCCGACGGAACCGGATATTCCGCAATCGCTCATCCCAACAAGCGGGACAGAATTGATTGTGTTAGAAGCTGGATATGAAGACGCGTTTATTCAAGAACTAAAATTGATTTTAGCTAAAGAAAAAGAGGAAGGCGCGCTTGAAAGTATTTTAATAAAAATTACCAGCCAGACGGAAATAAGATACGCTAGTTTGAGCGATTTTATTTCATTTTTAGGGATTAATTTGCCAACGGAAATTATCCAATCTAATTACACTTTTTTTTCGTATCGCCAACCCGAAGGCGCGCGGCTCGGGCTCGTAATTCAACTTAAAGAAGGAGCTGATTTGAGCGAAACCCTTAATCTTTGGGAAACGAACATTCAAGAAGACCTCAAAGCGCTTTTTATCGGCTTAAACGAACAAGATGTTTTAACGGCGGCAACTGAAGAATTTCAAGACAATACTTATAATGAGATCGCCATCCGTTATCTTAATTTTCCAAGTTCTGACTTAAGCATTGATTACGCGGTTGTGGACGACAAACTCATTATCGCGACCTCAAAAAAGAGCATGTACGCGGCGATTAACGCGTTGATGCCGATTGAATATGAATAAAGTTAATATTAAAATAAAGAAAGGCGAATGTTCGCCGAACCAAATCGCGGATAATTTGAAAGTTGATTTAAGAGAAGATCTAAACGCTAAAAAAAGACAGCCGTTCAAAAGGTGGCTGTTTTTGTTTATTGCTTTATTTTTGTTGGTCTTAATTTTTACTGTCTGCCAAAATACTTTTTTTTCCGATAAAACGTCTTTTAACCGTCTAATCCCCAAAGAAGCGGTTGTTTTTGGATTAATTGACCAGGCCTCGCTTTATAATCAAACAGCTCCCTTTTATGGGCTGTTAAAAGAAAGCAATTTTTACGGTCAAAACGCGCTTTCTAAAATGGGCGGATACTTCAATCAAGCGAATTTAGACATTCAAAATGACTTTCAGCCGCTTTTTAAGCAAGAAGCCGCTTTTATTCTGATGCCTTCTAATTCAGAAACATCTTTTCCTTTTGCTGTCATATTTAAGAAAAACCAGCCATCGTCCGAAGTAGAGCGAATTTTGTCTAAAATTGAACCAAAATTAAAAGAGGACTACAATTTTTCAACTGAAAAATACAGACAGATTAAAACGACATTTTTGCGGCCGATTTCCTCTGTTTCGGGCGCTTTGCCTGATTTATATGCCTACGCTCAAATAGATGGATATTTTATTATTTGCAACTCAAAAAAAACGATAGAAGCGTTTATTAACTCAATTATTGACTAATTAAGAGGTCTATGGGGACAAACTGTGGATAAGTAGGGGTTGACAGGGATAACTTTTAAATTGTAAAATAGTAGTAAGTTTTTTGCTGGCTATTGTCGGCTAGTTCTTTAATAAAAAAGTCCTCGGAGGGAGGACTAATAGACAGCAAAAGATAAATGTTTTTCTGTAAGAAAATAAAATATAAAAAAGATGATGGTTATCCTATAAGAGATGGAGGGTGATAGGGTAATATCTCTACATTATAGAAAAACAAGAGAGGATTTGATCCTAAAAAATAAAAAAAACGAGGCATCAAATCCTCTCTAATATATATCACATATTTAGAGAATAGTCAGTAGTTTTCATAAGTTAGCGGCCACTTGGTCGTTTTTTTTGTTTGATTGATTTGTCTCGGCGGTTGGGGTAAAATAAGAGAGATGGATTGGTAAGCAAAGAGGTTTGACATAAAGAGTAGCGACATTTCTTAAGGTCGCGCTCGTAGGTCAAACCTCGTCAAGATTATGGAAGATTATATTTGGATATTTATTTTAATAGGATTTTTTATACTTTGGGGTTTAATTTCATGGATTCGTGAGACGATTTCCAATTCAAAAAAATATTTAGAATTAAAACCAAAGTTAGACAACTTGGAAAATTCAATAAAAGAACACGAATCAAAAATTGATAAAGATAGAGAGGAATGGAGATTAAAAGTAAAAACATGGAATGAAAAAATAAAGAACGATAAAAAAGAGATTCAAAAAATAGCCAGACAGAAATCAATGGGATTTCCTTGGCTCGCAGAAGCATATGCTGATTATTTTGCGTTAAAAGATGGCGAATTAGAAGAATATTTAAAGTATAAAAAACATCCAGCATATACTGCCGCAGAAAATGTAAAAATTATCAAAAACGCAAAAAGAGAATTAGTTAGAGAAAATAAAATAATAAGTTATAAGATTAATTATTTTGAAAAACTATTTCCTTGGTTGTCGGAATTAATAGCAGAAAATGAAGATGAAGAAATTCCCGTTCGAATTGATGATAATCTGGAAAATAAAGACGACGATAAAGATAGGGTTAAAGATTTTCTTACACAGGAAGAATATAGAAAGTTGCCCTCCGTTGAGAGAAATCAAATGGCATTAGATAGATATTTAAAAAATAGATATAAATCAAAATGGGCAATTGGGAGAGATTACGAAATGTATGTTGGGTATTTATATGAACAAAAAGGGTATTCCGTTGAATATACGGGGATTATTGATGGTTTTGCAGATCTTGGCAGAGATGTCATTGCTACAAAAGACGATGAGGTATGTATTATTCAGTGCAAGCGATGGGCGTGTTGGAAAGAAATGCGTGAAAAACATATTTTTCAATTATTCGGAACAACAATGGAATATTGGATTAAAAATTTTAAAAACCATAGAAAACCAAAAAATTTCGAAGAATTTGCCAAATTTTTAAACGAAAATAAACTCAGACCAATATTTTTTACTTCAACAAATTTATCTAATAAAGCAAAAGAAATGGCGAATGCATTAAGTGTTGAAATAATAGAAAACGAGCCACTTGGTGAATTCCCAAGAATTAAGTGTAATATAAATAATGATGAATTTGGCTCACAAACAAAGATATATCATTTACCCATAGATCAACAATATGATAGAACAATAATCGGTAATCGAGCCGGAGAATTTTACGCTTTTACTGTCAAAGAAGCGGAGGAAGCTGGTTTTAGAAGAGCATTTAAACATAGTTATTAGAAATTTGAAATTAACAATTCGGATGAAAAAATAAATAAAAAATAATTTGGGGACTGTCCCCTCTTGGGGACAGTCCCCCTTTGGGATAGGGGAAAAAGGCGTCAGGAATCTTTTTGGAACAGATAAAAAATCATTCGGCTATCGGAAAGCCGAATAAGGGAATAAAATAGAAGATAAAGATTTGGCATTGTTGATTTTTCGCTTTTTTGTGATAAAATGGAAGGAGTGAAGTTATTAAAAATAAAGAT
This genomic stretch from Patescibacteria group bacterium harbors:
- a CDS encoding HD domain-containing protein, which encodes MKLPKEIKDILGKLEKGGFEAYAVGGCVRDILLGKKPKDWDITTKAKPEEIQGIFPDSFYANKFGTVTVKTESEERALKEVEITTFRTEQRYTDKRHPDKVSFTIRVEKDLSRRDFTINALALNKKGELIDLFGGQEDIKKRLIKAVRKADNRFGEDALRMLRAIRFTAELGSPAGKWQIETQTLEAIKKNAAWLQAIAKERIRDELIKMIMADEPEEAIELLRETGLLKYIIPELEKGIGVAQNRHHIYSIYRHCVLALKFGAKRKYGLEVRLAALLHDIAKPQTKRGQGEYSTFYNHDIVGARFAANILQRLRFPKKTIEKVAHLVRNHMFVYGVDEVSETGVRRLLRRVGRENMGDLLKLRITDRLGSGCPKAVPYKLRHLEYLIEKVSKDPISVKMLKINGDDLMKILETKPGPKLGLILNALLSEALENPKINTKKKLSEIAKELNKLSDKELKTRDKKIKEKKEEVDSEMKGKYWVK
- the pnp gene encoding polyribonucleotide nucleotidyltransferase encodes the protein MEHKKFQMDLAGRELKIEVGQMATRAGGSVLLTYGGTTVLATATMDKRARDVDYLPLMVDYEEKFYAAGKIKSGRFMKREGRASDEAILTGRMIDRVLRPLFNQKIRNEIQVILTVLSFDGENDSDVPSLLAASLALGISNIPWNGPVAGFRIGRTTVGEAGPEQDWVLNPTYEAREKSDFDLIAAGREGRINMIEGGAEQVPVEVLLSAIEFAQPQIKNVIQFQKDIIKELNVVKADLALSETDKALVEEVKKWLGDKLEKAIFQPENADRMDDANDLKREMIETLAEKLVESGAEKSEIEAKKRQMDEIFEEEINRIVHDGVLKAPAGQEKRPDGRKLDEVREIKCKVGFLPRTHSSALFERGATQALSTVTLGSPGDEQTIENMRMDAKKPFFHHYNFPPFCVGEVRPMRGPGRRDIGHGALAERALLPLIPEREKFPYTIRLVSEVLTSNGSSSMASVSGSSLALMDAGVPIKSHISGIAMGLMMDSPENYKVLTDIQGPEDHHGDMDCKIAGTRAGVTACQMDVKIDGVTVEMLRDVFAGAKKARLHIIGEMEKAISEPRAELSPYAPRILTIRINPEKIGKVIGPGGKMINEIIAETGAKIDIEDDGLVSITAVNGSDGEAALQRVKDLTREAKPGEIFKGKVVKIMDFGAFVEIFPGQDGLVHISEISNERVNRVEDVLSLGQEISVKVKEIDNTGRISLTLRGVNDETR
- the rpsO gene encoding 30S ribosomal protein S15 gives rise to the protein MLKPSKKSKIIGDYKTHENDTGSSEVQIAILTKQIEELAKHLKTHTKDNHSRRGLLKMVAKRKKLLDYLKKENEKSYKKVTKKLGLKTK
- a CDS encoding restriction endonuclease, yielding MEDYIWIFILIGFFILWGLISWIRETISNSKKYLELKPKLDNLENSIKEHESKIDKDREEWRLKVKTWNEKIKNDKKEIQKIARQKSMGFPWLAEAYADYFALKDGELEEYLKYKKHPAYTAAENVKIIKNAKRELVRENKIISYKINYFEKLFPWLSELIAENEDEEIPVRIDDNLENKDDDKDRVKDFLTQEEYRKLPSVERNQMALDRYLKNRYKSKWAIGRDYEMYVGYLYEQKGYSVEYTGIIDGFADLGRDVIATKDDEVCIIQCKRWACWKEMREKHIFQLFGTTMEYWIKNFKNHRKPKNFEEFAKFLNENKLRPIFFTSTNLSNKAKEMANALSVEIIENEPLGEFPRIKCNINNDEFGSQTKIYHLPIDQQYDRTIIGNRAGEFYAFTVKEAEEAGFRRAFKHSY
- a CDS encoding NYN domain-containing protein, with protein sequence MPILKHKEQRVAVLVDVQNMYHSAKNLYGARANFNEILKAAVGQRKLIRAIAYTTRTETPEEKTFFDALEKAGFEVKTKDLQIFPGGMKKGNWDVDIVIDAIKFSNAVDAIVLVTGDGDFVPLVEYLKLTRGVQTEVIAFERSASAKLKEASDDFIDLSENKGKYLIRSGGGKKNIKK